TATATGTAGTCGGTAACTATGTTCATTGATCCATATGTCAAGATTCCCTCCTGGTGTCGTTAACACTGTTCCATCCTTGGGACCCGTCGGGGGCGCTGCCCTTTCTTCCCACCCTGATGTAGATAAAGTCGCATTCACAGGCTCGACAATCACAGGCCGCAAAATCATGGAGGCTGCCGCGAAGAGCAATTTGAAGAAGGTTTAAACCAGCACATTTGCTCTCTATCCAAATAATCCTCAACCCCCTTCTATAGGTATCTTTGGAACTTGGCGGCAAGTCGCCACatcttatttttgaatctGCCGATTTGGAACAGGGTGCGTTTACTTCAGTTCTCGCGAACAAGCACGTTTTGTTACGAGTTGGCCTTATTCCAAACTGGGATACCGTAGCCGGCATCCTAGTATGCAACTTTATTATAATTTCCCTGCACAGTGATAAGTGCATGATTCTGTCGTAGAAGAAGTGGCCATTCGCTTAGGATACCTGGTCAGGGAACCTGTCATATACCCGATCAGCGACTGGTTGTTTGGTGTTATGACAAGGGGAGCACCATTTCACCGAAACGGCATTTATTTCACATTTGACCTCATATGATGATACCAAGGAGTACTAACATACCTTTTAACTCAAAGCCGCTGCGTGGGCTGCGCTTGGAATATGCTATAATTCGGGGCAAGATTGTACAGCCGGATCTCGGGTTTATGTTCAGAACACTATTTACGATAAATTCTTGGAGATACTCGTATCTAAAGTTAAGGCAACAGTCGTTGGAGATGGCTTGGAGGAGGCAAGTGGAGGAGGCCCTGTCGTAAGTGAACACCTTCCACCACGGTGTTTTTATCGTTTTGTCGTTGTAACCCTCTTGTTCTTAGGTATCTAAGGGGCAATACGATCGTGTGTGGGGATATATCGAGTCAGGGAAGGCAGAAGGCGCCGTCGCAATCCTCGGAGGCGAAAAGAGGAACAGTAAAGGCTATTATGTCGATCCCACCAGTATGTCTAATTCATGCTTTGCACCTTAAATTGACTAACATCTCGTCCAGTATTCACTAATATCAAACCCGATATGAGAATAGTAAAGCCTTGCTGTATTACTGATCTGATGCTGTGCTCAATTTGGGGTTTATTAGGTTAAGGAAGAAGTAAGGATCTGGAGATGGTTTCTCATGTGGCGTCCTGATTTTCTCCAATTTTCTAGATTTTTGGACCCGTGCTTTCTGTCGGAGTATTCAACACCGAGGACGAAGCCATAGCCCTTGCCAATGATACAAGCTATGGCCTTGGTGCAGGACTTCACTCAAGTAATCATAAATAACATACGTCGTGCAGCGCTAACGTTGCCTCTCATATTACAGATGACGCCAATCAGTGCATGCGAGTCTCATCCGCTTTAGAAGCCGGCACAGTAAGTTCATAACACCGCCGACCAGCTCTGTCGTTCCCGCAGATTGTACTTATCGTTGTTATCGTAGGTGTGGGTTAACCAATACAATCTGTTGAATAACAATGTTCCATTTGGCGGAAAGAAGCAATCTGGAATTGGTATGTTCTTTCCTCTTCGAAGGGTACTTTCTCTGCCGCACAAAGTACATGTTCGCCTGTAATGTCCTCATCACGTCTATTTTCAGGCCGTGAACTCGGAAGCTATGCTCTGGAGGAATATACATCAGTCAAAGCAGTCCACTGGAACTTCGGAGAGAAACTCGATTGGCCTCTTTAATGCGCGCAGTACCACTAAGGAATATTTAATTAACGAAAAATCCATGGAGATAGGCCATCCTTGCGTACATTGTACATCTATACGTGGTTGTATTATGACATAGTCAATCAAAAGTTCGGTGAAAATATGGTTGATTGGCGAGGTGTTGACTCCATTCTGACATGTTAGATCATGCTCAATGAACAATTCTATGTACGTAATTCTTTCAATTCCTTACGCCCTGGCCAACACCATATCCGTCTGCCATGTGGCAAAGGTGAAACGCCACATACCTAGCGGCTAGTCCCAGAAGTTGCTGTACTTCTGCTCGGTACCTGTAAGCCAAAAGCACCTATGCCGGCATACATTGGTTGCGTAAAGCGTGTTCAAGTCTTTGTGGCATAGGCGACACAAACCATTCAGCTTGCTCGGCAGCAGGTGCACATGGCCCCCCCGCGATCACGGAGTCGGGAAGAGTATATGTAATAATCATTAGCGAGGATCAAGTAAAGTACACGATTCCAGGTAATATAATAGCAAGAGACGGCATTAAATAAACAAGGGACACCTCGGTGATGGGGCAAAGCAATGCGAACTAGACAAATACTCAATGTGTCTGCCCTTGGGGATTGTAGAATGCATAGTATCTTGATAGGTGCGTCAACACTGAACATCGTTCtgtaaaaaaaacaaacttACTCAGGTTCTTCTGGCATAGCTGTGTACATTGTCATTGCGTGAGGCCAAGTCGCACCGTTCGGAGTCGACTGCACATATTGAGAAATTGTGGGATCAAATTCAAGGTTGACCTGTGCCACAGTTGTGCTCATTTGGCCGTTCGAGAACATGTCTTGGTTTGGGTAGTCCATTTGCATGGGAATTGCAGTGCCGGTATGAGTGCCCAACTGACTTTGTTGTTCATTATAGTGACCTTGATATCGAGTGTGGGTATAATCATATGAAGGGCCATGGCCATGGGCGACATAGTTGGGATACAACGCACTAGTATAGGCATCGTTCCACTGCAGCTGTGTCGACATTGGAAGCTGAGTCGACGGGGCAATTGGTTGCAACCGAAAGTGCCCTTGCGAGTACGGTGCCGATGGGTTGGGCATCGGAGTCTGTTCAGAGCTAACGGGGacaaattgacaatctttcttttGGCTGATACAGCGGCTACACCGTGAGTCACCGTCAGGTACTCGACACTAACGGGAGGGGAAAGTTAGAACTGTCGACGATACACTGAAGAAGGCCACGATACCCTCAGCTTCATGTTGCGACATCTAGTGCAGGCCATAGGAATGCGTTTCATATCGTCGCTGCCGGTATTCGAACGTGTAGAAACTGTACGTTGCTTTGGTGATTCGTAGCTGCTGGTATTCGAAGGTGTAGACATTGTACTTTGCTTTGCTGAGCCTGAGGTGTTACGATTAGTAGTCGTTTGAATCGAAGGGTTTTTATACCATGAATGTGCATACAGCAGTGCATTTTCACACCAAAGGACTTTTTAAGTTTTGACCTAAAAAAGTAGATCGGATCGAGAACCTGAAATAAGACGTTTGGGGAAGCAGCGAGGATTACGGCGGGGTCGAAGCAACTGGTTAAGCCTCAGGGTAGTGTATGTTTAACGCGCTGAGCATGCTTCAGATCCCGAGCGCCAAATCAGACATCATGGTATAGATGCCGAAAATAATTTAGCTTATGTCTATCTGGATCATAGCATCAGGCAGATCGGGTTCCGAGCAAACGTACAATTTGTTGAACGGAAATCTTCAAAACTATCAAGAGCCGACGCGGAAATGTGATTTCCTTTTTGGCGTCACGACCGAGCACATGCGGCGGTTGCACCAAAATGCATTGGTGCTGAATCGATGAAAGTTCAGAGGGATAGCGAATCGGCAGGAAGTTTCATTGCATTGATTTTGTTTTTCCGTTCTTCCGATGGCAGAATTAGTTATGTCTGGGCATTATACTGAAGGGGAGCTCGCCCATTGAGAGAGCTTTCTTGACCAAGATCCAGATAAACAATACCACGCACCGCAATTGCAAACCATTGGAGACTGATCTTAACACAGATCCTTCATGGTCATAACCAGGGTTTGTCAATCAACTTTGTGGACACCCTCCGCCTGCCATTTGTGGCGATATCGCCGTGAGAACGCTTCATGCGTCAAAAAGAACTATTGTTCGCGAACTTAGGTAAACATGACAGCACAGCTGAATAGCGGAATCCAAAACACTCGAGGGGGTTTTCCATGTTACACGGGTAAAAATAAACGTACACAGACACTGATCACAGATGGTTCCGTCATTAAAGAGCCAAATAGTCGCGGACTTCCTCTTCAGTAAGTTTCCTGAAAGTAGGTTTCGGCCGACCTGTTTCGCCTCCAATCTTGCCCTCTTCCAGTTCTGCGGGCGTTGGGACAGTAACTACACCGATTTCAATAGTCTTCTCAGTCATTTGACCCTCAAATCCTTCCTTAAGGGTCAAAAGTGCAGTGTGGATGGCATCCTCCAGACTGATGTCATCGTTATACCTGGAAAGCGCGGAATGAACTCAAACAATAGCGTCAGAATATGGTCAATCACCCACCTCTTTTCCAGGAAAGTTTTGGCATTGATCATGTTTTTCCCGATCGCGCTTGCTTTCCATGCCCAAAAGGAACCGGAAGGATCAACTTGATAAAGGGAAGGACCTCGATGGCTGTCCCAGCCTGCAACTAGTAATGATACACCATAAGGCCTTACACCTCTAGATTGCACTTCGATTAACGACAGAAATCGGCAATCAAGCTTTAAGGTGACCTTACCCTGATTGTGTAGCTTGCTGCATGACTGTCGCAATTTCCTGTGTCAGCACTCTTGTAGGTGGGTATTCCCCATAGATCTTCCAGTATGCCTGAGCACTCTTTCGCGCCTTCGTGACAAGTATCCGAAAGTCTGGTCCCATCCCTGAGTAAACGATTCCAATGTTGGGGCAGATCGTAGCTACTTTCTCAATCACAGAGTCGTCGATGAGGATAGAGGATGTCTTCTTTTCAGTGGCAATGACAATTCCATTTGTGGCTGTCGAATGGTT
The sequence above is a segment of the Psilocybe cubensis strain MGC-MH-2018 chromosome 4, whole genome shotgun sequence genome. Coding sequences within it:
- a CDS encoding Aldehyde dehydrogenase — its product is MSLTAQIHVPRLNKTLTVPTGLFINNEFVPSVDSKELIHAINPATEEVLASVVAASPKDIDVAVAAARHAFKTTWGKNVTGFERSRLINKLADLIERDAQELAELESLNNGKPVKVARDFDIGDSIQCLRYYAGWADKIIGQSLEVDNKSKIAFTRHDPIGVCGQIIPWNYPINMWSWKVAPALAVGCTIVMKPSELTPLTALKLSELVKEAGFPPGVVNTVPSLGPVGGAALSSHPDVDKVAFTGSTITGRKIMEAAAKSNLKKVSLELGGKSPHLIFESADLEQGAFTSVLANKHVLLRVGLIPNWDTVAGILNTIYDKFLEILVSKVKATVVGDGLEEASGGGPVVSKGQYDRVWGYIESGKAEGAVAILGGEKRNSKGYYVDPTIFTNIKPDMRIIFGPVLSVGVFNTEDEAIALANDTSYGLGAGLHSNDANQCMRVSSALEAGTVWVNQYNLLNNNVPFGGKKQSGIGRELGSYALEEYTSVKAVHWNFGEKLDWPL
- a CDS encoding putative proteasome subunit alpha type-2 → MASADGGAYSYSLTVFSPSGKLVQIEHALAAVSQGTTSLGIKATNGIVIATEKKTSSILIDDSVIEKVATICPNIGIVYSGMGPDFRILVTKARKSAQAYWKIYGEYPPTRVLTQEIATVMQQATQSGGVRPYGVSLLVAGWDSHRGPSLYQVDPSGSFWAWKASAIGKNMINAKTFLEKRYNDDISLEDAIHTALLTLKEGFEGQMTEKTIEIGVVTVPTPAELEEGKIGGETGRPKPTFRKLTEEEVRDYLAL